One stretch of Pararhizobium qamdonense DNA includes these proteins:
- the hglS gene encoding 2-oxoadipate dioxygenase/decarboxylase HglS, with translation MKENSFVSTDHIRYAFSAAMSAMYRTEVPAYGTLMELVGKVNAETLAADPDLQARLQDTDSLDRISQERHGAIRLGTPAELSMMRRVFAVMGMLPVGYYDLSTAGVPVHSTAFRPVGDAALKKNPFRVFTSLLRLDLIADEALRDEAAEILSKRQIFTDGAIALTEKAEQQGGLDKADAEQFVAEALETFRWHDRANVSPGMYHRLHDAHRLIADVVSFKGPHINHLTPRTLDIDAVQARMPDYEIAPKATIEGPPTRKCAILLRQTSFKALEEPVSFQAEDGSWHEGSHTARFGEIEQRGIALTPKGRALYDDLLNASRKIVRPAADGSNAAEYEKALSDAFIPFPDTWAGIRAGGLGYFAYSLTAKGRKAKADASLSLDSLIADGLVQFDPIVYEDFLPVSAAGIFQSNLGDDAAQEFAASPNQQRFELDLGAQVLNEFDHYAGIEQASIADLREMLSSAQAAE, from the coding sequence GTGAAAGAGAATAGTTTCGTATCCACCGACCATATCCGCTATGCCTTCTCAGCGGCGATGTCGGCCATGTACCGCACCGAGGTGCCGGCCTATGGCACGCTGATGGAACTGGTGGGCAAGGTGAACGCCGAAACGCTGGCTGCCGATCCGGATCTGCAGGCCCGTCTTCAGGACACGGATTCGCTCGATCGTATTTCGCAGGAACGCCACGGGGCGATCCGGCTCGGCACGCCTGCGGAGCTGTCGATGATGCGCCGCGTCTTTGCCGTCATGGGCATGCTGCCGGTCGGCTACTACGATCTTTCGACTGCGGGCGTTCCCGTTCATTCGACGGCCTTCCGCCCTGTCGGCGATGCCGCCTTGAAGAAAAACCCTTTCCGCGTCTTCACCTCGCTTTTGCGTCTCGACCTGATTGCCGACGAAGCCTTGCGCGATGAAGCCGCAGAGATTCTCTCCAAGCGCCAGATCTTTACCGATGGCGCCATCGCGCTGACAGAAAAGGCCGAGCAGCAGGGCGGCCTCGACAAGGCTGACGCCGAGCAGTTCGTGGCCGAGGCGCTGGAAACCTTCCGCTGGCACGACAGGGCCAATGTCAGCCCCGGCATGTACCACCGGCTGCACGACGCCCACCGCCTGATCGCCGACGTCGTTTCGTTCAAGGGCCCGCATATCAATCACCTGACGCCGCGCACGCTGGATATCGATGCCGTGCAGGCGCGCATGCCCGATTACGAGATCGCCCCGAAGGCGACGATCGAGGGTCCGCCGACCCGCAAATGCGCTATCCTCTTGCGCCAGACCTCGTTCAAGGCGCTGGAAGAACCGGTTTCGTTTCAGGCCGAAGACGGCAGCTGGCATGAGGGCTCGCACACCGCCCGCTTCGGAGAGATCGAACAGCGCGGCATTGCACTCACCCCGAAAGGCCGCGCGCTCTACGACGACCTCCTCAACGCGTCGCGCAAGATCGTACGCCCGGCCGCAGACGGCTCGAATGCGGCGGAATACGAAAAGGCGCTTTCGGATGCCTTCATCCCGTTCCCGGATACGTGGGCTGGAATTCGCGCCGGGGGTCTCGGCTATTTCGCTTATTCGCTGACCGCCAAGGGCCGCAAGGCCAAGGCCGATGCGTCTTTGAGCCTCGACAGCCTGATTGCTGACGGCCTCGTGCAATTCGACCCGATCGTCTATGAGGACTTTCTGCCCGTCAGCGCCGCCGGCATCTTCCAGTCCAATCTCGGGGATGACGCGGCGCAGGAATTTGCCGCAAGCCCGAACCAGCAGCGCTTCGAACTCGACCTCGGCGCTCAAGTGCTGAACGAGTTCGATCACTATGCCGGTATCGAACAGGCTTCGATCGCCGATCTCAGAGAGATGCTTTCGTCGGCGCAAGCGGCGGAGTAA
- a CDS encoding LysR family transcriptional regulator — MKLSRRLVPDVTTLQAFECAARHGSFTQAAAELNLTQSAVSRQIKDLESQIGVLLFERIRQRVILSDAGQKFLPEVRRLLTQSEELMVRAMASARSESTLSVASLPTFGSRWLTPRLPDFLSQHPGTVINIASRSQPFDFEEQNFDLAIHYGQPVWAHATCSYLCSEIIVPVASPALLALNPMQEPGELEHKPLLHLATRPKMWAQWFESNGGEMKSAYRGNRFDQFSMVIEAAVVGLGFALLPRYLIEQEIAADRLRVVFDRPMQTENSYYLVVPEGKLENPVSQAFRAWIVRQVG, encoded by the coding sequence ATGAAGTTGAGCAGAAGACTGGTCCCCGACGTCACCACGCTGCAGGCATTCGAATGTGCCGCGCGTCATGGCAGCTTCACGCAGGCGGCCGCCGAACTGAACCTGACCCAGAGCGCCGTCAGCCGCCAAATCAAGGATCTCGAAAGCCAGATCGGCGTTCTCCTGTTCGAACGCATCCGCCAGCGCGTCATTTTATCCGATGCGGGTCAGAAATTCCTGCCCGAGGTGCGCCGGCTTTTGACCCAGTCGGAAGAGCTGATGGTGCGTGCCATGGCGTCCGCCCGCTCGGAATCCACCCTGTCCGTCGCATCGCTGCCGACCTTCGGCAGCCGCTGGCTGACGCCGCGCCTGCCAGACTTTCTGAGCCAGCATCCGGGAACGGTGATCAACATCGCCTCGCGGTCGCAGCCTTTCGATTTTGAAGAGCAGAACTTCGATCTCGCCATTCATTACGGCCAGCCCGTCTGGGCGCATGCCACATGCAGCTATCTGTGCAGCGAGATCATCGTGCCCGTCGCAAGCCCGGCACTCCTGGCGCTCAATCCGATGCAGGAGCCGGGAGAACTGGAGCACAAGCCGCTGCTGCATCTCGCCACCCGGCCGAAGATGTGGGCACAATGGTTTGAGAGCAATGGCGGCGAGATGAAATCCGCCTATCGCGGCAACCGGTTCGATCAGTTTTCCATGGTGATCGAAGCTGCGGTCGTGGGTCTCGGCTTTGCGCTTCTGCCACGATACCTGATCGAGCAAGAGATTGCGGCCGACCGGTTGCGCGTCGTTTTCGACCGGCCGATGCAGACGGAAAACAGTTATTATCTCGTCGTGCCGGAGGGCAAGCTGGAAAATCCGGTGAGCCAGGCCTTCCGGGCGTGGATCGTCCGCCAGGTTGGTTGA
- a CDS encoding FAD-binding oxidoreductase, producing the protein MIDQKHTAALTALLSDKGIVTGGMDVAAYQTGARYDQGRASIVLRPQTTEEVSAAVSYCVKNGIVLIPQSGNTGLVSGSTPDTTGAQAVLSLDRMTTRFDLDLDNRSLRADAGLRLSDVNQKLEKHGLFFPIDLGADPRLGGMLATNTGGSRFLKYGDVRRNTLGIKVVLADEDGTILDLTCELRKNNTGIDWKQVFIGTSGSFGIITECVLNIEPLPKQVATAYLVPSSGAHVMPLLRAMEDRLGAYLSAFEGISKNSITAALDHVPSLKNPFQGGNVPEYVILAEISRTWETREGEQSLDAVLEAVLAEIWETEEAPLADAFVGPAHEMWSLRHALSEGVKHSGKLIAFDLSFRRGDIMAFCDRMKADMPQAFADVTICDFGHIGDGGVHFNLVVPKDSASASDTDFERRLRDWVFAVAVQDFNGSFSAEHAIGRKNQAYYDLYTQQKIKDMAQGLKAITSPGELGAVRFG; encoded by the coding sequence ATGATCGATCAGAAACATACAGCCGCATTGACCGCACTCCTCAGTGACAAGGGCATTGTCACCGGAGGCATGGATGTGGCCGCCTACCAGACCGGCGCGCGCTACGATCAGGGCCGCGCATCGATTGTCCTGCGCCCGCAGACCACCGAAGAGGTGTCTGCGGCTGTCTCCTATTGCGTGAAGAACGGCATCGTTCTCATTCCGCAATCGGGCAATACCGGTCTCGTGTCCGGCTCGACCCCGGATACGACCGGCGCTCAGGCAGTCCTCAGCCTCGACCGGATGACGACACGTTTTGATCTCGACCTCGACAACCGCTCGCTGCGCGCCGATGCCGGTTTGCGGTTGTCGGATGTCAACCAGAAGCTCGAAAAACACGGCCTGTTCTTCCCGATCGATCTTGGCGCCGATCCGCGTCTCGGCGGCATGCTGGCCACCAATACCGGCGGTTCGCGCTTCCTCAAATATGGCGACGTGCGCCGCAACACGCTGGGCATCAAGGTCGTGCTGGCCGACGAAGACGGCACGATCCTCGACCTGACCTGCGAGCTGCGCAAGAACAATACCGGCATCGACTGGAAGCAGGTCTTCATCGGCACGTCCGGTTCCTTCGGCATTATCACCGAATGCGTCTTGAATATCGAACCCCTGCCGAAGCAGGTGGCGACGGCCTATCTGGTTCCTTCAAGCGGCGCCCATGTCATGCCGTTGCTGCGCGCCATGGAAGACCGGCTCGGCGCCTATCTCTCCGCCTTTGAAGGCATTTCGAAGAATTCTATCACGGCGGCGCTCGACCATGTCCCGTCGTTGAAAAACCCGTTTCAGGGCGGCAACGTGCCCGAATATGTGATCCTCGCCGAAATCTCCCGCACCTGGGAGACGCGCGAGGGCGAACAATCGCTCGATGCGGTCCTGGAAGCGGTGCTTGCCGAAATCTGGGAAACGGAGGAAGCGCCGCTCGCCGATGCCTTTGTCGGTCCGGCCCATGAAATGTGGTCGCTGCGCCATGCCTTGTCGGAAGGCGTGAAGCATTCGGGAAAACTGATCGCCTTTGATCTTTCCTTCCGCAGAGGTGATATCATGGCGTTCTGCGACCGGATGAAGGCCGATATGCCGCAGGCCTTTGCGGACGTGACGATCTGCGATTTCGGCCATATCGGCGATGGCGGCGTGCATTTCAATCTCGTCGTGCCGAAGGACAGCGCTTCGGCATCGGACACGGATTTCGAGCGGCGGCTGCGCGACTGGGTGTTTGCCGTCGCAGTTCAGGATTTCAACGGCAGCTTCAGTGCCGAACATGCCATCGGCCGCAAGAACCAGGCCTATTACGACCTGTATACGCAACAGAAGATCAAGGACATGGCACAGGGCCTCAAGGCCATCACCTCGCCGGGAGAGCTCGGCGCGGTGCGCTTCGGATAG
- the amaB gene encoding L-piperidine-6-carboxylate dehydrogenase: protein MNIATKTVNVVQETAALLEKLGVSKDLYTGGDMASFSPVTGEQIASLKTVSAAEAAAKIEKADAAFRAWRLVPAPKRGELIRLLGEELRASKADLGRLVSIEAGKITSEGLGEVQEMIDICDFAVGLSRQLYGLTIATERPGHRMMETWHPLGVIGVISAFNFPVAVWAWNSALALVCGNAVVWKPSEKTPLTALASQAILDRAIARFGDAPDGLTQVLIGDRTIGEVMVDHPKVPLVSATGSTRMGRDVGPRLAKRFARAILELGGNNGGIVCPSADLDMALRAIAFGAMGTAGQRCTTLRRLFVHESVYDQLVPRLKKAYSSVSVGNPLESTALVGPLVDKPAYDNMQKALTEAKAHGGSITGGERVDLGHANSYYVKPALVEMPKQDGPVSEETFAPILYVMKYSDFDAAVADHNAVGAGLSSSIFTLDLQEAERFLSPDGSDCGIANVNIGTSGAEIGGAFGGEKETGGGRESGSDAWRAYMRRATNTINYSKALPLAQGVSFDIE, encoded by the coding sequence ATGAACATTGCAACAAAGACGGTGAATGTCGTTCAGGAAACGGCCGCCCTTCTGGAGAAGCTTGGCGTCTCCAAGGATCTTTACACCGGCGGCGACATGGCCTCCTTCTCGCCGGTCACCGGCGAGCAGATCGCCAGCCTGAAGACGGTTTCCGCTGCTGAAGCTGCCGCCAAGATCGAAAAGGCCGATGCGGCCTTTCGCGCCTGGCGTCTGGTGCCGGCGCCCAAGCGCGGCGAACTGATCCGCCTGCTCGGCGAAGAACTGCGCGCCAGCAAAGCCGATCTCGGCCGTCTGGTCTCGATCGAAGCCGGCAAGATCACCTCCGAAGGCCTTGGCGAAGTCCAGGAAATGATCGACATCTGCGATTTCGCCGTCGGTCTCTCCCGCCAGCTCTACGGTCTGACGATTGCGACCGAGCGTCCTGGCCACCGCATGATGGAAACCTGGCATCCGCTGGGTGTCATCGGCGTCATCTCCGCCTTCAACTTTCCCGTCGCCGTCTGGGCCTGGAACTCGGCGCTCGCCCTCGTCTGCGGCAATGCCGTCGTCTGGAAGCCGTCGGAAAAGACCCCGCTGACAGCGCTTGCCAGCCAGGCCATTCTTGACCGCGCCATCGCCCGCTTTGGCGATGCACCTGATGGACTGACGCAGGTTCTGATCGGCGACCGCACCATCGGCGAAGTCATGGTCGATCACCCCAAGGTTCCGCTGGTTTCGGCGACCGGCTCCACCCGCATGGGCCGCGATGTCGGCCCGCGCCTTGCCAAGCGCTTTGCCCGCGCCATTCTCGAACTCGGCGGCAACAATGGCGGCATCGTCTGCCCGTCCGCCGATCTCGACATGGCACTGCGCGCCATCGCCTTCGGTGCGATGGGCACGGCCGGTCAGCGCTGCACGACGCTGCGCCGCCTGTTCGTCCATGAAAGCGTCTACGACCAGCTCGTTCCGCGCCTGAAGAAGGCCTATTCGAGCGTTTCGGTCGGCAACCCGCTGGAATCCACCGCCCTTGTCGGCCCGCTGGTCGACAAGCCGGCTTACGACAACATGCAAAAGGCGCTCACCGAAGCCAAGGCACATGGCGGCTCGATCACCGGCGGCGAACGCGTCGATCTCGGCCATGCCAACAGCTACTACGTGAAGCCGGCTCTGGTCGAAATGCCCAAGCAGGACGGTCCGGTCTCCGAAGAAACCTTCGCGCCGATCCTCTACGTCATGAAATACAGCGACTTCGACGCCGCCGTTGCCGATCACAACGCGGTGGGTGCCGGCCTTTCCTCGTCGATCTTCACGCTCGACCTGCAGGAAGCCGAGCGCTTCCTGTCGCCCGATGGCTCCGACTGCGGCATCGCCAACGTCAATATCGGCACATCCGGTGCTGAAATCGGCGGCGCGTTCGGCGGCGAAAAGGAAACCGGCGGCGGCCGCGAATCCGGCTCGGACGCCTGGCGCGCCTATATGCGCCGCGCCACCAACACGATCAACTATTCGAAGGCCCTGCCGCTGGCTCAGGGCGTCTCTTTCGACATCGAATAA